The nucleotide sequence GATAACAACTCATATAACCGATTAGCCTTATGTTCTGAAATTCTTTCTAAAATATCTTTTAGCCAAGTATAGGGATTTACATTGTTAATCTTACAAGTAGCAAAGAAAGAATATACCATTGCAGCTTTCTGGGCAGCCTTATGTGATCCTGCAAATAAATAGTTCTTTCTCCCTATTGCCAATGGTCTGATGGTATTTCTATGCGGTTATTATCTATTTCATAGCTACCACCACTAGTGTATGCTATGAGTTTGCTCCATAACTTAAGAGTGTAGAAGATTGATTTACCAATAGCGCTCGACATCAGCTGCGATTTTCCGATGGGGTGCGTTGGTGATGGACAGCGTATGCGTATCGACATGTCCTCACTACTTTCGAAAAGCAGCTTGCTTTTCTGTTTTATATCAGTCCACTAACAACGCAGCATTAGTCATTTCGCCACTGATTGAAACCGTATAAAATATAGTCTTTAGCTTAGATTGTCCAACTCGACATCTAAGGAACCCTACCCTTCCCTCGAACATGTTTTTAAATATTCGAACACTGGAGTACCGGCCAAGTTGAAAAGCTCTAGTGTGAAATTTTTCATACTAGCATGTTTAGGTTAATGTTCAATTAAAAAATAGCAAAAAAAGGTGAAAATTAGGGTTTACGGGAAACCGGGGAGTTTCCCGTAAACATTCCTATTCAATCATTTTATTTAATCACTTTAGCGGTTTCCGTTCTATCGGCCGCTATCATCCGAATAAAGTAAACACCTCTAGGCAGACTGGCCATTTCAAAAACGGGACTTTCCCCTTTTTTGATGTCCTTCCTGTCCAATTCCTGTCCCAATCCGTTTACTAGAATGGCCGTGTGGTAATCGGTCGTTCGGTCTATATTCACCTGTAACCTATCTTGAACAGGGTTCGGATAGACAAAGAAATCAGGAGCTTCAGAACCAATGACCGAAGCTTTCAATTGCATGGCACCGGCAGTGGCACAACTACCGACCTCGAAACTATGCCGGTTCGCCGAAGTATTGCGCTCCCCACCCTCAGGAACGTTGTAGGTGTAGAAGAAGTAAACGGTCTGCCCAAGCTCGGCATTGATGGCCTTCGGCTCGTTGGGCGTCACGCTATAACCAGGGAATATTCCGTTTTCGACCGTACCATAGTACAGAATAGTCACGCCATTTCCGATACCTGGGTTTTCAGGTACGAAAGTTAAAAAGGAGCCCTCTTCGTTTTCGGTTATCTCAACGGTGTAATCGTTGTTGGCCGCAAGCTGAGAACAGCTGCCGTTATCATCATTATCCTGTTCTTGGTCGTTCTCCGTAAAGGTCGCATCATTTCTTGCCGAATCAGTATCCACGGTATCGATATACAGTAGGGAATTTCTGTGTTGTAGATAATATCCGGGATAGTTGAAGGATTCGAACGAGGTCGCCGAGGCGTCGGCCAATCCTTCCCGTTCAAAAAAGGTAGCATCCTCCCTGTACAAAGCACTATCCTCAACATCATCTAACCAAACCTCTCCTCCCCGATGCCTTAGGTATTTGTTCGGAAAATCAACAGATTGAAAGGATACACCGCTACCGGCAAGTCCCGCTACCATATTCCATTGTCCCGCTTCGACGGGTACCACATCGGAAGCAATTCCAACTCGACCATCGAGATGTCTAATAACATTCCCCGCCTTGCTGACACTGGTCCAAGATTTGATTACTCCGACCGGTGGCTCCGGTAAGGTAACGGAATCGATGGTAATACGATAGGTAATAGTCGTCTCGGCGCCACAACCGTTGGTGTAGGTTCCTGTATAACTACCGCCATCACCCTCGCCGATAACAAGGAAATCGACCTGTCTTTGGTTCGATGAAAAGTTGTTCGGCCCGGACCAGCTCCAAGTACCTTCCGCGGGTCCTGGATTTAAACTCACACTATCACCCCTTCCAACGGTCAAATTTGTTTGAGAGGTCGCATCACCATTTACGTCGGCAGAGGCGATTATATCTGAAGGTTGACAACCTATCAGACCACTACCATCTTCCCAGACAATATCATCGATGGCCACCGCGAAGGGCGAAGATGGAAGATTCTCGGGATCACTGGAGAAAATAAACAAATAGGATAAGTTTTGAAAAGCCAGTAAGCCCTCAAAATCTGAAAGGGGAATCTCGACTTGCCCCCATTCACCGTTCCTTACCAAACCGTATTTGGTTTCGTCCGCAGGAAAAGTGATATATTTTTCATTGGTGAAATTATCGGTAATACCGATACGGAAGGATACATCGGCAGGAATCTTGATCTTAAACTTCATGGTACCCTCCTCGACATAATTGGACATATTTTTTCCAAAAAGACTGGTGATTCCGGCACCGAACCAAGTATTGGATGAGGAAGTTTCCCAACTGATGACCTCCTCGCCCTCGTAAGGCGCTTCAGAACCTTCGGCAAAGGTGTCAGAAAAAACGAAGATATCGGCATCACTGCCAAAATTCAGCCCATTTGCCACCGGGGTGTTTTCAGTGAAAACACCAAAGTTGCCCGATTCGGCCACTAAATCGTCACTGCCATCACCAAATTCTACGCTACCATGTCCGTTGTATTCGGAAACACGCACATAGTCCACCATCATTTTACCGGGCAAGGGTGCGTTGATACCGTTAGGATCCAAAACACCCGTTAGGCTACCGCCTACCGCCAAGTTCAGCAACATATAAAAAGGACGTGTAAAAGCCGCCGTATCGCCTTCGGGATCGAGGGGTAGCGGTCCGGCATACAAATCGTACTCCGTTCCATCGTCTTCAACCACAAAGCGCAGGGATGTAGGCTCCCAATAGAGCTTGTAGGTAACAAAACGATCGTTTAGCGGCCGATCGGCCACATAGGGAGTATTATAATCGACGTCATAAGCGATGTTACCCACCCCTCCGTTATCGGGTATTGGAAAAAAGGCATTGGCACCTGTGTAGGTATTGACCGTAGAATTTGGTTCCAGTTGCCGGGTTCGCTCTTCTTGGTTAAAGCCCATTTCCATCATATCGATTTCCCCTTTGGCGGGCCATACCAGGTTAGAAGTTCCCAAGAGCCATACAGCCGGCCATAGACCGGTCTGTAGGTCTGGCACCCGCACCCTGACCTCGATAAGACCGTAATGTATAGCCACCTTCTTATTGGTGGTAACTTTTCCGGAAGTAAACGACTTGCTTCCAGAATTCTCCCTTTTGGCCTCGATCACAAGCGCTTTGTTCCCGGGTTCCCCAGGTACGTCTTCTATATACACATTGTCGGACTCGTACGACTGAAGTTCTTGATTTCCCCAACCACAGATACCCTGTGCACAACCATCGCCTATGTCGGGAGTCCACAAACTTTCGTCAAAC is from Zobellia galactanivorans and encodes:
- a CDS encoding transposase domain-containing protein; the encoded protein is MVYSFFATCKINNVNPYTWLKDILERISEHKANRLYELLSHTWEAL
- a CDS encoding IS66 family transposase, which encodes MSIRIRCPSPTHPIGKSQLMSSAIGKSIFYTLKLWSKLIAYTSGGSYEIDNNRIEIPSDHWQ
- a CDS encoding AbfB domain-containing protein, whose translation is MKNSYTNKEFNKGQNGMGTPMYLKSILLVFIWSILVLSSVQAQVGQVLWEDNFDTFDESLWTPDIGDGCAQGICGWGNQELQSYESDNVYIEDVPGEPGNKALVIEAKRENSGSKSFTSGKVTTNKKVAIHYGLIEVRVRVPDLQTGLWPAVWLLGTSNLVWPAKGEIDMMEMGFNQEERTRQLEPNSTVNTYTGANAFFPIPDNGGVGNIAYDVDYNTPYVADRPLNDRFVTYKLYWEPTSLRFVVEDDGTEYDLYAGPLPLDPEGDTAAFTRPFYMLLNLAVGGSLTGVLDPNGINAPLPGKMMVDYVRVSEYNGHGSVEFGDGSDDLVAESGNFGVFTENTPVANGLNFGSDADIFVFSDTFAEGSEAPYEGEEVISWETSSSNTWFGAGITSLFGKNMSNYVEEGTMKFKIKIPADVSFRIGITDNFTNEKYITFPADETKYGLVRNGEWGQVEIPLSDFEGLLAFQNLSYLFIFSSDPENLPSSPFAVAIDDIVWEDGSGLIGCQPSDIIASADVNGDATSQTNLTVGRGDSVSLNPGPAEGTWSWSGPNNFSSNQRQVDFLVIGEGDGGSYTGTYTNGCGAETTITYRITIDSVTLPEPPVGVIKSWTSVSKAGNVIRHLDGRVGIASDVVPVEAGQWNMVAGLAGSGVSFQSVDFPNKYLRHRGGEVWLDDVEDSALYREDATFFEREGLADASATSFESFNYPGYYLQHRNSLLYIDTVDTDSARNDATFTENDQEQDNDDNGSCSQLAANNDYTVEITENEEGSFLTFVPENPGIGNGVTILYYGTVENGIFPGYSVTPNEPKAINAELGQTVYFFYTYNVPEGGERNTSANRHSFEVGSCATAGAMQLKASVIGSEAPDFFVYPNPVQDRLQVNIDRTTDYHTAILVNGLGQELDRKDIKKGESPVFEMASLPRGVYFIRMIAADRTETAKVIK